The following are encoded in a window of Lampris incognitus isolate fLamInc1 chromosome 15, fLamInc1.hap2, whole genome shotgun sequence genomic DNA:
- the foxo3b gene encoding forkhead box protein O3B, with translation MVLGVRTRSPRNLTQEEEENSIRHNLSLHSRFIRVQNEGTGKSSWWMINPEGGKGGKAPRRRAVSMDNSNKYTKSARGRAAKKKAALQAAAAAAGEGGGESPSGLSKWPGSPTSRSSEELDAWTDFRSRTNSNASTLSGRLSPILANPELDEVPDDEPPLSPMLYSSPGRTLSPGNAANTPNGKAPLTELPRLADLTGTMNLNDGLTDDLMDELLDNINLVSSSGQATSRGSSGFNFGSKPNGLGSPSSASSSSSASPSNGGGNGYSNSIFGPHTAGSSLRPSPMQTIQENKQTSFSSISRFGSQTLQDLLNSDGNSHSDVMMTQSDPLMSQASAAAVISQNSRRGLMLRNDPMMSFGTTEGTQGIQVGLLRVNSPIHSSMRSLNGGLSLANEANTLANAKQQLLHSPLGGNSSSSMQIDSSIFMNGTVGNGVGLCQERFPTDLDLDMFNGSLECDMDSIIRTELMDADGLDFNFDSLANMNGVSNFTSTKQSSQSWVPG, from the coding sequence AATTCCATCCGGCACAACCTGTCCCTGCACAGCCGCTTCATCCGTGTCCAGAACGAGGGAACGGGAAAAAGCTCCTGGTGGATGATCAACCCGGAGGGGGGGAAGGGTGGCAAGGCCCCTCGGCGCCGTGCAGTTTCTATGGACAACAGCAACAAGTACACCAAGTCAGCCCGTGGCCGAGCCGCCAAGAAGAAGGCTGCGTTGCaggcagcagcagctgcagcaggtgAGGGGGGCGGAGAGAGCCCCTCGGGGTTGTCCAAGTGGCCCGGCAGCCCGACGTCACGCAGCAGCGAGGAGCTGGATGCCTGGACAGACTTCCGATCCCGCACCAACTCCAATGCTAGCACGCTGAGTGGCCGCCTCTCCCCTATCCTGGCCAATCCCGAGTTAGATGAAGTGCCTGATGATGAGCCTCCACTTTCACCTATGCTCTACTCCAGTCCCGGCAGAACATTGTCTCCTGGCAACGCCGCTAACACACCCAATGGAAAAGCCCCGCTAACTGAGCTTCCACGCCTGGCTGACCTGACGGGCACCATGAACCTGAATGATGGACTGACGGATGACCTGATGGATGAGTTGCTGGATAACATCAACCTGGTGTCTTCTTCAGGACAGGCCACTTCGAGGGGTTCCTCAGGGTTCAATTTTGGGTCCAAACCTAATGGACTGGGCTCACCGTCCtctgcttcctcttcctcttccgctTCTCCTTCTAATGGCGGTGGTAATGGCTACAGTAACTCCATCTTCGGCCCCCACACAGCAGGCTCCTCTCTGCGTCCGTCCCCCATGCAGACCATCCAGGAGAACAAGCAGACATCTTTCTCCAGTATCTCTCGCTTTGGTAGCCAGACACTACAGGACCTGCTGAACTCTGACGGGAACAGCCACAGTGATGTCATGATGACCCAGTCTGACCCACTGATGTCACAGGCCAGTGCCGCCGCAGTCATTTCCCAGAACTCCCGTCGAGGACTAATGCTCCGCAATGACCCCATGATGAGCTTTGGGACCACTGAAGGGACTCAGGGCATCCAAGTGGGACTACTGCGGGTCAACAGCCCCATTCACAGCTCCATGAGGTCCTTGAATGGGGGACTGAGCTTAGCCAATGAGGCTAACACTCTTGCCAATGCCAAGCAGCAGCTTCTGCACTCGCCTCTGGGAGGTAACAGTTCCTCCTCCATGCAGATCGACTCCTCAATCTTCATGAATGGGACGGTGGGCAACGGTGTTGGACTCTGCCAGGAGCGATTCCCCACAGATCTGGATCTAGACATGTTCAATGGCAGCCTGGAGTGTGACATGGACTCCATCATCAGGACCGAGCTGATGGATGCTGACGGCTTGGATTTCAACTTTGACTCGCTGGCCAACATGAATGGAGTCAGCAACTTCACCAGCACCAAGCAGAGTTCTCAGAGCTGGGTACCTGGCTGA